In Ruminococcaceae bacterium R-25, one genomic interval encodes:
- a CDS encoding O-antigen ligase, with product MDILTYLQLFASITHAIILFFLPGLVSYKTYVIFLVALTALSILVFIIRRKGKVPIIFGIIFLVYAAVIGLYALVTPAMYPILQESNYMGSLLCLAGQILPNGLFACFVAEDEQLQVKVKRLAPLVGTVFAIIALICTLHPTLVTSGGLMDNENGLDYQRVSYMAAYSAAMMEYYLLTRHTEVHFLFFKNKLGLVVSGIVIFLDLLVTLISGGRGGFVTFIVFFIISIFLAYRFGLYQNYKVLRVLLVGLIALIGVYAANWFVLKSSVSTSGYGRIISMIKGAGDIRRLAKIETAIDTFIQKPIWGHGFGSVYLEFGQYTHNFFTDILVEGGLVLTIIAILFLFYCFVSSIRLIRLDNSDLIWFYFFLCGFTLSMFSGYYLTQIPLWWGLSFVVAKNFWIRKNAGVEKAESDSNTENIVQDSFDNVDNAESDNNG from the coding sequence TTGGATATTTTAACATATCTACAATTATTTGCATCGATTACACATGCAATTATTTTGTTTTTCCTTCCCGGGTTAGTTTCTTATAAAACGTATGTCATTTTCCTTGTTGCTTTAACGGCATTATCAATATTGGTTTTCATTATCCGAAGAAAGGGAAAAGTACCTATTATATTCGGAATAATTTTCTTAGTCTACGCTGCAGTTATCGGGTTATATGCTTTGGTTACACCGGCAATGTATCCTATACTTCAAGAGAGTAATTATATGGGCAGCTTGTTATGTCTTGCCGGTCAAATTCTGCCTAATGGTTTATTTGCCTGCTTTGTGGCAGAAGATGAACAACTTCAGGTAAAAGTAAAGAGACTTGCTCCTCTTGTAGGAACAGTATTTGCTATTATTGCTCTTATTTGTACATTGCACCCGACTTTAGTTACCTCCGGCGGACTCATGGATAACGAGAATGGTCTTGATTATCAACGTGTATCATATATGGCGGCATATTCTGCTGCTATGATGGAGTATTACCTTCTAACAAGACATACGGAAGTTCATTTCTTGTTTTTCAAAAACAAGCTTGGATTAGTTGTCAGTGGCATAGTTATATTCTTGGACTTGCTTGTAACGTTGATTTCCGGTGGCCGCGGTGGATTTGTTACGTTTATTGTATTTTTTATAATAAGCATATTTTTGGCGTACCGATTTGGACTATATCAAAATTACAAGGTATTACGTGTGCTTTTGGTAGGCCTCATTGCTTTGATCGGTGTTTATGCTGCGAATTGGTTTGTGCTTAAGTCTTCGGTTTCTACATCAGGATATGGTCGTATTATATCTATGATAAAAGGTGCAGGTGATATTAGAAGACTTGCAAAAATTGAAACGGCTATTGATACATTTATACAGAAACCAATTTGGGGTCATGGGTTTGGTTCTGTATATTTGGAGTTTGGACAGTATACCCATAATTTTTTCACAGATATCCTTGTCGAGGGTGGATTAGTTCTTACTATTATTGCTATTTTATTTCTGTTCTATTGTTTTGTTTCTTCTATAAGATTGATAAGACTGGATAATTCTGATTTGATCTGGTTTTACTTCTTCCTTTGTGGTTTTACACTGTCTATGTTTAGTGGTTACTATCTTACTCAGATTCCGCTTTGGTGGGGATTATCATTTGTTGTAGCAAAGAATTTTTGGATTCGTAAAAATGCAGGAGTTGAAAAAGCTGAATCTGATTCAAATACAGAAAATATTGTTCAAGATAGTTTCGATA
- a CDS encoding transferase family hexapeptide repeat protein, translated as MANLSFYIAKFFSRMNLTSKKNCNISKLSRVAEKCQLYNVNMDRYSYIGQSAVLSNVQIGQFCSIGGYGQIGGGMHPTELVSTSPCFLSGKSTCGRNFAQIPYKSSKTVVIENDVWIGVGVYIKAGVHIGNGAIIGAHSVVTHDVEPYSIVAGVPAKEIRKRFDEATIKKLLELKWWDFPEEKLDKYGEFFSSPELLFSYLANE; from the coding sequence ATGGCAAACCTATCGTTTTACATTGCAAAATTTTTTAGTAGGATGAATCTGACATCTAAGAAAAACTGTAATATCAGTAAGCTTTCAAGGGTAGCAGAGAAATGTCAGTTGTATAACGTAAACATGGATCGTTATTCTTATATAGGACAAAGTGCTGTGTTAAGCAATGTTCAGATTGGACAGTTTTGTTCGATCGGCGGTTACGGTCAGATTGGCGGTGGAATGCATCCAACTGAATTGGTATCTACTTCGCCGTGTTTCCTTTCCGGAAAGAGCACTTGCGGACGTAACTTTGCACAGATACCTTATAAGTCTTCCAAAACGGTTGTTATTGAAAATGATGTATGGATAGGTGTTGGCGTATATATTAAAGCAGGTGTTCACATAGGAAACGGAGCGATTATTGGTGCTCATTCTGTTGTTACTCATGATGTTGAACCTTATTCAATCGTTGCCGGTGTGCCTGCAAAAGAGATTAGGAAACGTTTTGATGAAGCTACTATTAAGAAGCTTCTTGAACTGAAATGGTGGGATTTTCCTGAAGAGAAACTGGATAAGTATGGCGAATTCTTTTCTTCGCCGGAATTATTGTTCTCTTATTTAGCGAATGAATAG
- a CDS encoding polysaccharide pyruvyl transferase, with product MINKKVAYIGGCWSTNIGNAFFNLGADYVLKQVFGDENVYMVADHSAFAPLRKATKGNIPLALNYWKHLDVDYVVLLGPILGKQFLPVWKDTLDTLKQRGIRYMILSAGMMKYTDEDIAEAKAYFKDNPPYVITTRDHTMYETFKDSVPNIFDGVCFSFFVPDYYKPVGTDLGKTIAINFDKIDEPLIYIDEPRKNYKVEFDFEEHHFGMQFKNLSKIGLRTDRFTDALVYLASPLPRGRRAEKMGEYTIIRTDHRYNPLFIRKVYRYPNSFCSDIPHTYANIYANAELTISDRVHACAIALAYGNSAYLFAKTGRSELLTRVGADGIYDHPVKINPEYLNSEKIKLIEWLKSMEY from the coding sequence ATGATTAATAAGAAAGTTGCATATATAGGTGGCTGCTGGTCTACTAATATAGGTAATGCGTTTTTTAATCTTGGAGCAGATTATGTTCTGAAACAAGTCTTTGGTGATGAAAACGTCTATATGGTTGCTGATCACTCTGCATTTGCGCCTTTGAGGAAAGCTACCAAGGGAAATATCCCACTGGCTTTAAATTATTGGAAGCATTTGGACGTTGACTATGTCGTTCTTTTAGGTCCTATTCTTGGCAAACAATTTCTTCCGGTTTGGAAAGATACATTGGATACTTTAAAGCAACGCGGAATACGTTATATGATTCTTAGCGCTGGTATGATGAAGTATACAGATGAAGATATAGCGGAAGCTAAAGCGTATTTTAAGGATAATCCGCCTTATGTGATAACAACGCGTGACCATACTATGTATGAGACATTTAAAGACTCTGTGCCAAATATATTTGACGGTGTGTGTTTCTCTTTCTTTGTGCCGGACTATTATAAGCCTGTCGGTACTGATCTGGGAAAAACTATTGCTATAAATTTTGACAAAATAGATGAACCATTAATTTATATTGATGAGCCGCGCAAAAATTACAAAGTAGAGTTTGATTTCGAAGAACATCATTTCGGTATGCAATTCAAGAATCTCTCAAAAATAGGTTTGCGAACTGACCGATTTACAGATGCCTTAGTATATTTAGCCAGTCCGCTTCCAAGGGGCAGGAGAGCTGAAAAAATGGGAGAGTATACAATAATCCGTACTGATCATAGATATAATCCATTGTTCATCAGAAAAGTTTATCGATATCCTAATTCTTTTTGTTCCGATATTCCTCATACATATGCAAATATATATGCAAATGCTGAATTGACGATATCTGATCGTGTTCATGCATGTGCAATTGCCTTAGCGTATGGCAATTCAGCATATCTTTTTGCAAAGACCGGAAGAAGTGAACTTCTGACCAGAGTCGGGGCGGACGGTATCTATGATCATCCTGTGAAGATTAATCCGGAGTATTTGAATTCAGAGAAGATAAAACTCATTGAGTGGCTCAAGAGTATGGAGTATTAA
- a CDS encoding glycosyltransferase involved in cell wall biosynthesis produces MNILLMTNSMKQPDDIYSSKTDVVFFFAKEWVKAGHRVVIIHSETKFPLFYYWVPKSIASKIVGGRFSSFPSVSSRKILKREQEGVIIYRHPMFKMIPHSSYKESQYKNQIKHIQDFLAEIDFKPDVITGHWLEPQLKLIHELGCAFNAKTGFVIHGMLPDTLSEKYKEYIKELNCFFLRSQAVKELTLKSNQRSFMPNKVRVCYSGIPDEYVGSIIKRTDWKKDGLFKIIYVGRLVRYKRIDAVIEALANNLKDVNYRFDIIGEGDEKENLMKQANALGVSELVCFHGRIPRDEVQKKLHESDCFVMISENEVYGLAYLEAMAAGCVTIASIGGGMDGIIESGKNGYLSEQGNSEKLGELLNKIYSLSSTDVERIRENATETVRTFTDSRVAEKYLQDIVSD; encoded by the coding sequence ATGAATATCCTTTTGATGACAAATTCAATGAAACAACCTGATGATATCTATTCCTCGAAAACCGATGTTGTTTTCTTTTTTGCTAAAGAATGGGTTAAAGCGGGTCATCGAGTCGTTATTATTCACAGCGAGACTAAATTCCCGCTATTCTATTATTGGGTTCCGAAATCTATTGCTTCTAAAATTGTTGGCGGAAGGTTTTCTTCTTTTCCATCAGTTTCATCAAGAAAGATACTGAAAAGAGAGCAAGAGGGAGTGATTATCTATCGCCATCCAATGTTTAAAATGATACCCCACTCATCATACAAGGAGTCACAGTATAAGAATCAGATTAAGCATATTCAGGATTTCTTAGCAGAGATTGATTTCAAACCGGATGTAATAACAGGACACTGGTTGGAACCGCAACTAAAACTGATTCATGAATTAGGTTGTGCTTTTAATGCAAAAACAGGCTTTGTTATACATGGAATGCTTCCCGATACTCTTAGTGAAAAATACAAGGAGTATATAAAAGAACTAAATTGTTTCTTCTTGAGGTCACAAGCAGTAAAGGAGCTAACATTGAAGAGTAACCAAAGGTCGTTTATGCCTAATAAGGTGCGCGTTTGTTATTCCGGAATTCCTGATGAATATGTTGGATCTATTATAAAGCGTACTGATTGGAAAAAAGATGGGCTGTTCAAGATCATATATGTAGGACGTCTTGTAAGGTATAAACGTATTGATGCGGTTATTGAGGCACTTGCCAATAATTTAAAGGATGTTAACTATAGATTTGACATTATTGGTGAGGGAGATGAGAAAGAAAACTTAATGAAGCAGGCTAATGCCTTGGGTGTTTCTGAACTCGTTTGTTTTCACGGCCGTATACCGCGAGATGAGGTTCAAAAAAAACTTCATGAATCTGACTGTTTTGTTATGATCAGTGAAAATGAAGTTTACGGGCTTGCTTATCTGGAAGCAATGGCTGCGGGATGCGTTACTATTGCTTCAATTGGTGGTGGAATGGATGGGATTATCGAATCTGGTAAGAATGGTTATCTTTCTGAGCAAGGAAACAGTGAGAAACTTGGCGAGCTTCTAAACAAGATCTATTCGCTCTCATCAACTGATGTTGAACGGATCAGAGAGAATGCAACAGAAACTGTCAGAACCTTTACTGACAGTAGAGTAGCGGAGAAATACTTACAGGATATTGTTTCTGACTGA
- a CDS encoding glycosyltransferase involved in cell wall biosynthesis, with translation MLISVITACYNSEKTIKDTIEAMLAQTHDEVEYIIIDGASKDKTVEVAESYRKRFEERGFKYIIVSEPDHGIYDGMNKGIRMATGDIIGIINSDDYYKPVTLQRVAETYEKEHFDMFYAQTANINEKGEFHHQKKCRDDIFVTSRHWNHPTTFITKATYEELGAFRNEGNLFDDFDLYLRIRKAGKKRVILDETLAVFRLGGASHPHGMKDTWRFFSDKYACYRQNGYSWIYVFECLGMEIARYFYFRIKK, from the coding sequence ATGTTAATAAGTGTCATTACTGCTTGCTATAACAGCGAGAAAACCATAAAAGATACAATTGAAGCAATGCTGGCTCAGACACATGATGAGGTCGAGTACATCATAATTGACGGTGCATCTAAAGATAAAACTGTTGAGGTTGCTGAGTCTTATCGTAAAAGGTTCGAAGAGCGCGGTTTCAAATATATTATCGTCAGTGAACCGGATCACGGAATCTATGATGGAATGAATAAGGGTATCAGAATGGCGACAGGTGATATCATCGGGATCATAAATTCTGATGATTACTATAAGCCGGTTACTCTTCAGCGTGTTGCAGAGACATATGAGAAAGAACACTTTGATATGTTCTATGCTCAGACAGCAAATATCAATGAGAAAGGTGAATTCCACCATCAAAAAAAATGCAGGGACGATATTTTTGTTACCAGCAGACATTGGAATCACCCAACTACCTTTATCACGAAAGCAACCTATGAAGAGCTTGGTGCATTTAGAAATGAAGGCAATCTTTTTGATGATTTTGATCTTTATCTCAGGATCAGGAAAGCCGGAAAGAAGAGAGTCATTCTTGATGAAACACTTGCTGTTTTCCGTCTGGGAGGCGCGAGCCACCCTCATGGTATGAAGGATACTTGGAGATTTTTCTCGGACAAATATGCCTGCTACAGGCAGAACGGATACAGCTGGATCTATGTCTTTGAGTGTTTAGGCATGGAGATTGCCAGATACTTCTATTTCAGAATTAAGAAATAA
- a CDS encoding putative ATP-grasp superfamily ATP-dependent carboligase, translated as MRKYNDKILIADGHARQALALARAFKELGCSVTAVCESGLDVCSKSRYVDRVVKDKSIKQRPDLRVECIIREVSKGGYTLVISFSDVTVEQISLNKERIEKYCKTAVVNKDLFYLAYDKLNTMRICMDNDIPCPNTFLDCQTVDDVLSKDLKYPIIIKPRSGYGAIGFHKIDNIEDLKTYLQDHSDDIKHLVIQEYIPQTDLQYECSIFVDEENEVKSAMVFEKNRWFPVHGGSSTLNTSVKDETIVENCSKLMKLINWRGCCDIDLIRDPRDGVAKIMEINPRISGSGKIVLLSGVNLALQMLQMARGEEVTVFHDYKEGVRLRCLYTDFLWFLKSKDRFKAKPSWFSMKNTKEQVFSWKDPLPYFAFSMGSLLKLKRELKKREG; from the coding sequence ATGAGAAAGTATAACGATAAGATCCTTATTGCAGATGGTCATGCAAGACAGGCACTTGCTTTGGCCCGTGCATTTAAAGAATTGGGCTGCTCAGTTACTGCCGTATGCGAATCGGGCTTAGATGTCTGCTCAAAATCCCGTTATGTTGATCGTGTTGTAAAGGATAAATCCATAAAGCAAAGACCGGATCTTCGAGTTGAATGCATTATAAGGGAGGTTTCCAAAGGCGGATATACTCTCGTTATATCTTTTTCGGATGTAACTGTTGAACAGATTTCGTTGAATAAAGAACGGATCGAAAAGTATTGTAAGACAGCCGTTGTGAATAAAGATTTATTCTATTTAGCATATGATAAATTAAATACTATGCGAATCTGCATGGACAATGATATTCCGTGTCCAAATACGTTCTTAGACTGCCAAACAGTTGATGATGTTTTGAGCAAAGATTTAAAGTATCCAATAATTATAAAGCCCCGTTCAGGATATGGTGCAATCGGGTTTCATAAGATTGATAACATTGAAGACTTGAAAACATATCTGCAAGATCATTCTGATGATATTAAGCATTTGGTTATTCAGGAATATATCCCTCAGACAGATCTCCAGTATGAATGTTCGATATTTGTCGATGAAGAGAATGAAGTTAAATCAGCTATGGTATTTGAGAAGAACAGATGGTTTCCTGTTCATGGCGGTTCGAGCACTTTAAATACGTCAGTTAAGGATGAAACGATAGTTGAGAACTGCAGTAAATTAATGAAACTGATAAATTGGCGTGGGTGCTGTGATATCGATCTGATCCGTGATCCTAGAGACGGTGTTGCCAAAATAATGGAGATTAATCCGAGGATTTCCGGGAGTGGAAAGATAGTTCTGTTATCAGGTGTTAACCTCGCTTTGCAAATGCTTCAAATGGCAAGGGGAGAAGAAGTTACTGTCTTTCACGATTATAAAGAAGGTGTACGTTTACGTTGCCTTTATACAGACTTTCTGTGGTTTCTTAAGTCTAAAGACAGGTTTAAAGCTAAGCCTTCCTGGTTTAGCATGAAGAATACTAAAGAGCAGGTTTTTTCATGGAAAGACCCGCTTCCATATTTTGCCTTTTCAATGGGTTCGTTATTAAAACTTAAGAGAGAGCTTAAGAAAAGGGAAGGGTAA
- a CDS encoding polysaccharide deacetylase produces MKKYAIITMDVEDWYHTYFPDKDVDRSKSLLDGLDVALDIMDQKGIKGSFFVVGEIADMLAEKIRKMDVNGHDIACHNWVHLRPVTFTLEDFEKQLIKAKDKLESILGHPVYGYRAPSFGIDDKHFDVVLKHFKYDSSKLKPQTSNKYGVLNLSGFNEVFPCIYKQGDFTEFEVSTQKICSMNMLLGGGYIRMLPWFFMKSMTKRYLKTGKPYVMYIHPIDLSPKPMPKVEGESFDRYLRTHIGRSDMVRRFKAVIEMLEDAGYEFVTFEQLRKMDLDQFNEKV; encoded by the coding sequence TTGAAGAAATACGCAATTATAACAATGGATGTTGAGGACTGGTACCATACCTATTTCCCTGATAAGGATGTGGACAGGAGCAAGAGTTTATTAGATGGTCTGGATGTTGCTCTCGATATCATGGATCAGAAGGGCATTAAGGGTAGTTTTTTTGTCGTTGGCGAGATTGCAGATATGCTTGCTGAAAAGATCCGCAAGATGGATGTGAATGGTCATGATATTGCTTGTCATAATTGGGTTCATTTAAGACCTGTGACATTTACTCTTGAGGATTTTGAGAAACAACTTATTAAAGCTAAGGATAAGCTCGAATCTATTTTAGGACATCCTGTATATGGTTACAGAGCTCCATCTTTTGGAATCGATGATAAGCATTTTGATGTTGTCTTGAAACATTTCAAATATGATTCCAGCAAACTAAAACCGCAGACAAGCAATAAATACGGTGTATTGAATCTTAGTGGATTTAATGAGGTTTTTCCCTGTATCTACAAGCAAGGGGATTTTACTGAATTTGAGGTTTCTACACAAAAGATCTGCTCAATGAATATGCTTCTTGGTGGCGGATATATAAGGATGCTTCCATGGTTTTTCATGAAGAGCATGACAAAAAGATACCTTAAGACCGGCAAACCCTATGTCATGTATATTCATCCTATAGATTTGTCACCAAAGCCGATGCCTAAAGTTGAAGGTGAGAGTTTTGACAGGTACTTAAGAACTCATATTGGACGTTCTGATATGGTCAGAAGATTTAAGGCTGTAATTGAAATGCTCGAAGATGCAGGGTACGAGTTTGTTACTTTTGAACAGTTGAGAAAAATGGATTTGGATCAATTCAATGAGAAAGTATAA
- a CDS encoding lipopolysaccharide/colanic/teichoic acid biosynthesis glycosyltransferase, protein MNTSSTLYSFKHEIGLRLIKLINLLCMVIAFSVAWFMYYKAISPFFFWGDVTVVSIFAVLYFSFCKTYDAFLVSHYRVLEVVTSQILALLFSDCLMYAITLLLYKHFPNPFPLLLCFVDQVSISIIWTCIAHSIYFKWFPAKKTIIVYDTRRGMKNLIEVYGLTKKFDVKKSVSVEECLNDLSMINDMEVVFLSGIHTHDRNIILKYCLYEGKKVYLIPRIGDVIMSSSVQMHILHLPILRVERYNPSIFYLFFKRLFDIVFSLLGLIILSPVFLVTAIAIKAYDKGPVIYKQERLTKDGKRFMMHKFRSMRVDAEKDGVARLSSGDNDDRITPVGRFIRKGRIDELPQLIDILAGNLSIVGPRPERPEIAEEYMKEIPEFQLRLQAKAGLTGYAQVYGKYNTSPYDKLQMDLMYIAHPSFAEDIRICFATFKILFTSESTEGVDKGQTTAMINESVTDSYEDE, encoded by the coding sequence ATGAATACTTCAAGCACTTTATATTCGTTCAAACACGAGATCGGTTTAAGGCTTATCAAGCTGATTAACCTTCTGTGTATGGTTATTGCCTTTTCTGTGGCATGGTTCATGTATTATAAAGCTATATCTCCTTTCTTCTTTTGGGGAGATGTAACAGTTGTATCTATATTTGCTGTTCTATATTTCAGTTTTTGCAAGACATATGATGCTTTTCTTGTTTCCCATTATCGTGTTCTTGAAGTTGTGACCAGCCAGATATTGGCTTTGTTGTTTTCTGACTGCCTCATGTATGCTATAACTTTGCTCTTATATAAGCATTTTCCGAATCCTTTTCCGTTATTGTTGTGTTTTGTTGATCAGGTATCAATTTCCATAATTTGGACTTGTATAGCTCACAGTATCTATTTTAAGTGGTTCCCTGCTAAAAAGACTATTATTGTTTACGATACACGCAGGGGAATGAAGAATCTTATTGAAGTTTATGGTCTTACTAAGAAGTTTGACGTAAAGAAATCTGTTTCAGTAGAAGAATGTCTCAATGATCTTTCGATGATCAATGACATGGAGGTCGTATTCTTAAGCGGTATTCACACTCATGACAGAAACATTATATTGAAGTATTGCTTGTATGAGGGTAAAAAGGTTTATCTGATTCCAAGAATCGGCGATGTCATTATGAGCAGCTCAGTACAGATGCATATTCTTCATTTGCCCATCTTGAGGGTTGAACGCTATAACCCCAGTATTTTTTATTTGTTTTTTAAGAGGTTGTTTGATATTGTTTTCTCTCTTTTGGGACTTATCATTCTATCTCCAGTATTCCTTGTAACTGCAATAGCAATCAAAGCTTATGATAAGGGTCCTGTAATCTATAAGCAGGAGAGACTTACCAAGGATGGTAAGAGGTTCATGATGCATAAATTCAGAAGTATGAGGGTTGATGCTGAGAAAGATGGTGTTGCAAGGTTGTCAAGTGGTGATAACGATGACAGAATAACTCCTGTTGGACGTTTTATCAGAAAAGGCAGGATTGATGAACTCCCTCAGTTGATCGATATTCTTGCAGGAAATCTATCTATTGTTGGTCCACGCCCGGAGAGACCGGAGATTGCAGAAGAATACATGAAGGAGATTCCTGAGTTCCAGCTAAGACTTCAGGCAAAAGCCGGCCTTACCGGATACGCTCAGGTCTATGGTAAGTACAATACCAGCCCTTACGATAAGCTTCAGATGGATCTTATGTATATTGCACATCCCAGTTTTGCGGAAGATATAAGGATTTGTTTTGCTACTTTTAAGATATTGTTCACATCAGAAAGTACTGAGGGTGTTGATAAGGGACAGACAACTGCGATGATCAACGAAAGTGTGACGGACTCATATGAAGATGAATAG
- a CDS encoding coenzyme PQQ synthesis protein D (PqqD), with amino-acid sequence MRLRYNFAIMEMDGEIAAVPVGDNCNEFHGMLKINDVSAEILRLLSEDTTPEKVLEALLNKYPEATDQEVGEQLAAFLNKLIAEGLLIDP; translated from the coding sequence ATGAGATTAAGATATAACTTTGCCATTATGGAAATGGACGGAGAGATAGCTGCTGTTCCTGTGGGCGATAATTGCAATGAATTCCACGGAATGCTTAAGATTAACGATGTTTCAGCAGAAATATTGCGTTTGCTTTCTGAAGATACTACCCCTGAAAAAGTACTTGAGGCTCTTTTGAATAAATATCCGGAAGCTACTGATCAGGAAGTAGGTGAACAGTTAGCAGCTTTTTTGAATAAGCTTATTGCTGAAGGGCTTTTGATCGATCCATAA
- a CDS encoding VanZ like protein, whose translation MITLQSVFVWLINSYFAGVIGFLLFRNGRIKKISFITIPMIAFYLSFVAKITVFSRYPSYYPRYMLIPFWSYMAIAEGATGLISEVFWNVVLFIPIGILLMMFLTCRHRLAISVVIGFLLTTAIELIQLIFHRGLFEFDDIIHNTLGTVIGIGIYLLMVKILTLLCRGKEKSLKT comes from the coding sequence ATGATTACGCTTCAATCAGTTTTTGTCTGGTTGATAAATAGTTATTTTGCCGGTGTTATCGGTTTTTTGTTGTTCCGTAACGGCCGGATCAAAAAGATCTCTTTTATAACAATTCCGATGATCGCTTTTTATCTGTCCTTTGTTGCCAAGATAACTGTATTTTCGCGTTACCCGTCTTATTATCCCCGTTATATGCTTATACCGTTCTGGTCTTATATGGCTATAGCTGAAGGTGCTACCGGTCTTATATCGGAAGTGTTCTGGAATGTAGTGTTGTTTATACCGATCGGCATATTATTAATGATGTTCCTGACATGCAGGCACAGGTTGGCGATCTCAGTTGTCATAGGCTTTTTACTTACTACGGCTATTGAATTAATACAGCTAATATTCCACCGAGGCTTATTTGAGTTTGATGATATAATCCATAACACGCTTGGAACTGTAATTGGTATAGGAATATATCTTTTGATGGTAAAAATACTCACATTATTGTGTAGAGGAAAAGAGAAAAGCTTGAAGACTTAG